From Pseudomonas sp. StFLB209, a single genomic window includes:
- a CDS encoding RHS repeat domain-containing protein: MTASTSLHSNAFNFMSFINGGVDPRTGLYTLSISLPELQSDELAGPALPLTLVFNPLNNQDSGYGHGWNLQLSQYHPASQMLSLSSGESFKVTGHANGQMLMKEKKLDSFHAAELVGNQYRIAHKSGQLEILQAMGGDSPALPVEIRAANGRRISLSYSYFNGQALLAEVRDSQRRLLTLERSASEVVLTLDPDQSAAKFTFTLSGHDNRVSRITLPTAEQAGWRLEYQALDGLLHVTEVWTPSGAHETLRYDDAGHAFPGQSSRPNLRRVTRHIIDPSPVSGADQAQQENAQATRQPPIEVGYSYGTGTVNPTHNFLGHNASGLVWEDNGEDNLYKITGSYLYGSTETLFDAGQALRTTERIFNRFHLLTEQLIIQRRKAQRSATVYHADDRLNFDQQPAYFQLPDTVTDSWYDLDDPNRVRSETVKTRYDGFGNLLEEIKASGITETRSWYPAAGEPGQCPADPEGFVRQLASSTVTPTASSHGEAAPVLRQRYRHEALPAVGGTGQPWLVQTEERLLQVHGSTETLLQTGASRYYNAPADTFNHGRLLQQSVTLNGISNLTDYSYRVSTGRAGGTVLHTTETRSSSLDAERKVIELEQSLVNGLALLTRDDTDVEIRYRYDALQRVLSETVAPDTDYQAARQYAYGLVAETGQRAWQQVTDVKGVAVRSELDGLNRVVAEQRQDADADNAWRRIYAAQYDSRGQLSSETLYDWLGSDERSLTTTFTYDDWQQSLSQTGPDGVLSFEQTDQAASPIGPLKRQWRQISADDNRRYELTETQLNLFEEPDYVQRDTHDGQSLGRHLYHYDGLGRLAEEVDALSHVTGYRYDAFDRQVGLLLPDQAEVRRSYAAHSRADLPVSIAVNDVELGQQAFDSLERRYLFTVGGRQQSYSFEPGQTRPASVVTASRQRIEYLYVPALGEDPLVRRIPASNVNASYEYDLQNARLLDCSEQGQTLKRTYYSTGELKSEQRIDDSGEYQMQYRYSLQGLLLEYIDVLGQTQSLSYDAHARLQNTRLGQTTATFSYDELGRLARIDTVDDQQRLGTGLDYDDHGREISREFDLNGVIQTLTQVYDDTDQLKQRTLKQGDTLLRDEIYGYDERSRLTSYRCSGSQCPVDPYGKIIATQLFRFDPLDNLTLVRTTFTGGNNNADYYYEGDDPVQLSRVTNSHADYPPEILLSYDDDGNLIRDEQGRTLSYDALNRLLQVSGPAGDGHYRYDPLDTLSAQDDQQRFYCAGQLSTVTDGQQGQHWLWGDDRLLAQAGQGPLATDTANSVLQETDASGATASAYTPYGHRSLRPQAEGGPAFNGQYAEPATGWQLLGNGYRAFNPVLMRFHSPDSLSPFAQGGVNAYAYCEGDPVNASDPTGHIGHIGNVKFLLAKRSAINIAAQNKNATTRLLMQADEGNALMGNVSSPRRLAEFLDMPEPQTALLLKRERWGNTFTLLGAKPKPTLAVPKTPLKAAALESPRGVSTPQQKEALAALQSYSVDVRLMRRARLNKANETQVTASDLRRKPKAPRLDL, from the coding sequence ATGACTGCCTCTACATCACTGCATTCCAATGCATTCAACTTCATGAGTTTCATCAATGGCGGCGTCGACCCACGTACCGGTTTGTACACGCTGTCGATCAGCCTGCCGGAGCTGCAAAGCGACGAGCTGGCCGGCCCTGCGCTGCCGCTGACGCTGGTCTTCAATCCGCTCAACAATCAGGACTCCGGCTACGGCCACGGCTGGAACCTGCAACTGTCGCAGTACCACCCGGCTTCGCAGATGCTCTCACTCAGCAGTGGCGAGAGTTTCAAAGTAACCGGGCACGCCAACGGTCAGATGCTGATGAAGGAGAAAAAGCTCGACAGCTTTCATGCTGCCGAACTGGTCGGCAATCAGTACCGCATCGCTCACAAGTCAGGCCAGCTGGAAATTCTGCAGGCCATGGGGGGCGACAGCCCGGCCTTGCCAGTGGAAATCCGCGCCGCCAACGGGCGTCGCATCAGCCTCAGCTACAGCTACTTCAATGGCCAGGCGCTGCTGGCCGAGGTGCGCGATAGCCAGCGCCGTTTGCTGACCCTGGAGCGCTCCGCCAGCGAGGTGGTGTTGACTCTGGACCCTGACCAGTCAGCCGCGAAATTCACCTTTACCTTGAGCGGTCACGATAACCGGGTGTCGCGTATTACCTTGCCCACTGCCGAGCAGGCCGGCTGGCGCCTGGAGTATCAGGCGCTTGATGGCCTGTTGCATGTGACCGAGGTATGGACCCCTTCCGGCGCCCACGAGACCCTGCGCTACGATGACGCCGGGCATGCCTTCCCAGGCCAGAGCAGCCGCCCCAATCTGCGTCGGGTGACGCGGCACATCATCGACCCCAGCCCTGTCTCCGGGGCTGATCAGGCGCAGCAGGAAAACGCCCAGGCCACGCGCCAGCCGCCCATCGAGGTGGGCTACAGCTATGGCACTGGCACGGTCAACCCGACGCATAACTTTCTGGGCCACAACGCCTCGGGCCTGGTGTGGGAGGACAACGGCGAGGACAACCTGTACAAGATCACCGGCAGCTATCTGTACGGCAGCACCGAGACCCTGTTCGACGCCGGCCAGGCGCTGCGGACCACCGAGCGCATCTTCAACCGCTTCCATCTGCTGACCGAACAACTGATCATCCAGCGCCGCAAGGCGCAGCGCAGTGCAACCGTTTACCACGCCGATGACCGGCTGAACTTCGACCAGCAGCCGGCGTATTTTCAGTTGCCCGACACCGTGACCGACAGCTGGTACGACCTCGACGACCCCAACCGTGTGCGCAGCGAAACGGTGAAAACCCGCTATGACGGCTTTGGCAACCTGCTCGAAGAAATCAAAGCCAGCGGCATCACTGAAACCCGCAGCTGGTACCCGGCTGCCGGTGAGCCCGGCCAGTGCCCAGCCGACCCTGAAGGCTTCGTGCGCCAATTGGCCAGCAGCACTGTGACCCCAACAGCGTCCAGCCACGGCGAGGCCGCCCCGGTGCTGCGCCAGCGCTACCGCCATGAGGCCCTGCCAGCGGTGGGCGGCACTGGCCAGCCGTGGCTGGTGCAAACCGAAGAACGTCTGCTACAGGTGCACGGCAGCACTGAAACCTTGCTGCAAACCGGCGCGTCACGCTATTACAACGCACCGGCCGACACCTTTAACCACGGCCGGTTGCTGCAACAGAGCGTCACCCTCAACGGCATCAGCAACCTGACCGACTACAGCTACCGGGTCAGCACCGGCCGCGCCGGCGGCACGGTGCTGCACACCACCGAGACCCGCAGCAGCAGCCTGGATGCTGAGCGTAAGGTGATCGAGCTTGAGCAGTCGCTGGTCAATGGCCTGGCGCTGCTGACCCGTGACGACACCGACGTAGAGATTCGCTACCGCTACGATGCGCTGCAGCGGGTGCTGAGCGAAACCGTGGCGCCGGACACCGACTATCAAGCTGCCCGGCAGTATGCCTATGGGCTGGTGGCCGAGACCGGCCAGAGAGCCTGGCAGCAGGTCACGGATGTCAAAGGCGTGGCTGTACGCAGCGAGCTTGATGGCTTGAATCGGGTGGTGGCCGAACAGCGCCAGGATGCTGATGCCGATAATGCCTGGCGGCGCATCTATGCCGCGCAGTATGACAGCCGTGGGCAATTGAGCAGCGAAACCCTGTACGACTGGCTGGGCAGTGACGAGCGCAGCCTGACCACCACATTCACTTACGACGACTGGCAGCAGTCACTGAGCCAGACCGGCCCGGACGGGGTGCTGAGTTTCGAGCAGACCGACCAGGCCGCCAGCCCCATTGGGCCGCTCAAACGCCAGTGGCGACAGATATCGGCCGACGACAACAGGCGCTATGAGTTGACCGAAACCCAGTTGAACCTGTTCGAAGAACCTGACTATGTACAGCGCGATACCCACGACGGGCAAAGCCTGGGCCGGCATCTTTACCACTACGACGGATTGGGGCGGCTGGCCGAAGAAGTCGACGCGCTGAGCCATGTCACCGGTTACCGCTATGACGCTTTTGATCGTCAGGTCGGGTTGCTCCTGCCCGACCAGGCCGAGGTGCGCCGCAGCTACGCCGCACACAGCCGCGCGGACTTGCCGGTGAGCATCGCTGTCAATGACGTGGAGCTGGGCCAGCAGGCATTCGACAGCCTGGAGCGCCGCTACCTGTTCACCGTCGGTGGCCGTCAGCAGTCGTACAGCTTCGAGCCGGGCCAAACCCGGCCGGCCTCGGTGGTGACCGCCAGCCGCCAGCGGATCGAATACCTCTATGTACCGGCCTTGGGTGAAGACCCGCTGGTGCGGCGTATTCCGGCCAGTAACGTCAACGCCAGCTACGAATATGACCTGCAAAACGCCCGGTTGCTCGATTGCAGCGAACAAGGCCAGACGCTGAAGCGTACTTACTACAGCACCGGCGAACTCAAGAGCGAGCAGCGCATCGATGACAGCGGCGAGTATCAGATGCAGTACCGCTACAGCCTGCAGGGCCTGCTGCTGGAATACATCGATGTACTGGGCCAGACCCAGAGCCTCAGCTACGACGCCCATGCCCGCCTGCAGAACACCCGGCTGGGCCAGACCACCGCGACCTTCAGCTACGACGAGCTGGGCCGGCTGGCGCGCATCGATACCGTCGACGACCAACAGCGGCTGGGCACCGGCCTGGACTACGACGACCATGGCCGGGAGATCAGCCGTGAATTTGACCTCAACGGCGTGATCCAGACCCTGACCCAAGTGTATGACGACACCGACCAGCTCAAGCAGCGCACCCTCAAGCAGGGCGATACGCTGCTGCGTGACGAAATCTACGGCTACGACGAACGCAGTCGCCTGACCAGTTACCGCTGCAGCGGCAGCCAGTGCCCGGTAGACCCGTACGGCAAAATCATCGCAACCCAGCTGTTTCGCTTCGATCCGCTGGATAACCTGACCCTGGTACGCACCACCTTCACAGGCGGCAACAACAACGCCGATTATTACTATGAGGGCGATGACCCGGTACAGCTGAGCCGCGTCACCAACAGCCACGCCGATTATCCGCCTGAGATCCTGCTCAGCTACGACGATGACGGCAACCTGATCCGCGACGAACAGGGCCGTACCCTGAGCTACGACGCCCTCAATCGCTTGTTGCAGGTCAGCGGTCCTGCGGGTGACGGGCACTACCGCTATGATCCGCTGGACACCCTCAGTGCCCAGGATGACCAGCAGCGTTTTTACTGCGCCGGGCAACTGAGCACCGTCACCGATGGTCAGCAGGGGCAACACTGGTTGTGGGGCGACGACAGGCTATTGGCCCAGGCCGGGCAAGGCCCGCTGGCCACCGACACCGCCAACAGCGTGCTGCAGGAAACCGACGCCAGCGGGGCGACAGCCAGTGCCTATACCCCCTACGGCCACCGGAGCCTGCGCCCCCAGGCTGAAGGCGGGCCGGCGTTCAACGGACAGTACGCCGAGCCCGCCACAGGATGGCAACTGCTGGGTAATGGTTACCGGGCCTTCAACCCGGTGCTGATGCGCTTTCACAGCCCCGATAGCCTCAGCCCGTTTGCTCAGGGTGGGGTGAATGCGTATGCGTATTGCGAGGGCGACCCGGTGAATGCGAGTGATCCGACGGGGCATATAGGTCATATAGGTAATGTGAAGTTTCTTCTCGCCAAACGGAGCGCCATCAACATTGCAGCTCAAAATAAAAACGCTACGACAAGGCTTTTGATGCAGGCTGATGAGGGAAATGCCCTGATGGGCAACGTAAGCTCGCCGAGGCGCTTGGCCGAATTTTTGGACATGCCCGAGCCACAGACAGCGCTGCTGCTGAAACGTGAGCGCTGGGGAAACACTTTTACTCTCCTGGGGGCCAAGCCCAAGCCAACACTCGCTGTTCCGAAAACCCCGCTTAAAGCTGCCGCTTTAGAGTCTCCACGAGGCGTTAGTACGCCGCAGCAGAAGGAAGCGTTGGCCGCTTTGCAAAGCTACAGCGTTGATGTTCGGTTGATGCGCCGGGCCCGGCTCAACAAAGCAAATGAAACGCAGGTAACGGCAAGCGATCTCAGGCGGAAACCGAAAGCACCTAGGCTGGACTTGTGA
- a CDS encoding helix-turn-helix domain-containing protein — translation MNRNQQPPNGCASDTPLPVRLTHKELETLHWVIRGKTAWEIARILGRSEAVINFHQGNIRRKFGVCNMRTALVKAIEMGIVSLG, via the coding sequence ATGAACCGTAATCAGCAACCGCCAAACGGCTGCGCTAGCGACACCCCCCTCCCCGTCAGGCTGACCCACAAGGAACTGGAGACCCTGCACTGGGTGATACGCGGCAAGACCGCCTGGGAAATCGCCCGGATCCTGGGGCGTAGCGAAGCGGTGATCAACTTTCATCAGGGCAACATTCGCCGCAAGTTCGGCGTGTGCAATATGCGTACGGCACTGGTGAAGGCGATCGAGATGGGGATTGTATCGTTGGGCTGA